One region of Tistrella mobilis genomic DNA includes:
- a CDS encoding diacylglycerol kinase family protein, with amino-acid sequence MRSTHDLAVLDQGGGALPHAPRLLVIANPLAGTGAGRRLLQRTLDVLRAEGCRLLIAEARTPEEITALAGGTGPEDADAVVAAGGDGTVNAAANGLMQNAFPLPLGVLAVGTANVMALEMGLKRTPRALAAPFLNGRLRRVTPIETPAGHALLMVGAGFDGAVVAALAARPALKWRWGKLAYLPPVLDRIRHYDWPEISVRIDGAPHRAHGVVAVNGRLYGGAFRAVPEGDITRPGMHVVLLGGRGVPALLRQGAALAAGRLDRLSDVRILPARELVVEGPAGLAIQADGDPLPPAPALLRVADRSLNLIWP; translated from the coding sequence ATGAGATCCACCCATGACCTCGCCGTTCTGGACCAGGGCGGCGGTGCCCTGCCGCATGCGCCGCGGCTGCTGGTGATCGCCAATCCGCTGGCCGGCACCGGGGCAGGGCGGCGGTTGTTGCAGCGGACGCTGGACGTGCTGCGCGCCGAAGGCTGCCGGCTGCTGATCGCCGAGGCCCGCACGCCTGAAGAGATCACCGCGCTGGCCGGCGGCACCGGGCCCGAAGATGCCGATGCGGTGGTTGCGGCCGGCGGTGACGGCACCGTCAATGCCGCCGCCAACGGCCTGATGCAGAATGCGTTTCCGCTGCCACTGGGCGTGCTGGCGGTGGGCACGGCCAATGTCATGGCCCTGGAAATGGGGCTGAAGCGCACGCCGCGGGCGCTGGCCGCCCCTTTCCTCAACGGCCGGCTGCGGCGGGTGACGCCGATCGAAACCCCCGCGGGTCATGCCCTGCTGATGGTCGGCGCCGGTTTCGACGGGGCGGTGGTGGCGGCGCTGGCCGCGCGGCCGGCGCTCAAATGGCGCTGGGGCAAGCTTGCCTATCTGCCGCCGGTGCTGGACCGCATCCGCCACTATGACTGGCCCGAGATTTCCGTGCGCATCGACGGCGCGCCCCATCGCGCCCATGGCGTGGTGGCGGTGAACGGCCGGCTTTATGGCGGCGCCTTCCGCGCGGTGCCGGAGGGCGACATCACCCGGCCCGGCATGCATGTGGTGCTGCTGGGTGGCCGGGGCGTGCCGGCCCTGCTCCGCCAGGGGGCGGCCCTGGCGGCCGGGCGGCTGGACCGGCTTTCGGATGTGCGCATCCTGCCCGCCCGCGAACTGGTGGTGGAAGGCCCCGCCGGCCTCGCCATCCAGGCCGATGGCGACCCGCTGCCGCCGGCGCCGGCCCTGCTGCGCGTGGCCGATCGCAGCCTGAACCTGATCTGGCCGTAA
- a CDS encoding crotonase/enoyl-CoA hydratase family protein — protein sequence MSEAVLYDEVDGVVTLTLNEPETRNAISPAIVDALVGHIERINTDMSVRCVIVTGAGDGFSSGGNVKQMRDREGMFGNEPVQIRRGYWYGIQRIPMAMYSLEVPAIAAVNGAAVGAGCDLSLMCDIRLANTKAVFAESFMRVGLVSGDGGAWFLPRVVGYSRAAEMTFTGDFVKAEEAERIGLVSRIVPDDQLMDEARKLARRIAANPPHSLRLNKRLLRDSQGVPLPTALEMASCMQALVQSTEDQHEAVSAFLDKRTPEFKGR from the coding sequence ATGTCCGAAGCCGTGCTCTACGACGAAGTCGACGGCGTCGTCACCCTCACCCTCAACGAGCCCGAGACCCGCAACGCCATCTCGCCGGCGATCGTGGATGCGCTGGTCGGCCATATCGAGCGGATCAACACCGACATGTCGGTGCGCTGCGTGATCGTGACCGGGGCCGGCGACGGCTTCTCGTCGGGCGGCAACGTCAAGCAGATGCGCGACCGCGAGGGCATGTTCGGCAACGAGCCGGTGCAGATCCGCCGCGGCTACTGGTACGGCATCCAGCGCATCCCGATGGCGATGTATTCGCTGGAAGTTCCGGCGATCGCGGCGGTCAACGGGGCGGCGGTCGGCGCCGGCTGTGATCTCAGCCTGATGTGCGACATCCGGCTTGCCAATACGAAGGCGGTCTTTGCCGAAAGCTTCATGCGCGTGGGCCTGGTTTCGGGCGATGGCGGGGCCTGGTTCCTGCCGCGCGTGGTGGGCTATTCCCGTGCCGCCGAGATGACCTTCACCGGCGATTTTGTGAAGGCGGAAGAGGCCGAGCGCATCGGTCTGGTCTCGCGCATCGTGCCCGACGACCAGCTGATGGACGAGGCCCGCAAACTCGCCCGCCGCATCGCCGCCAACCCGCCGCACAGCCTGCGCCTGAACAAGCGCCTGCTCCGCGACAGCCAGGGCGTGCCGCTGCCCACCGCCCTCGAAATGGCCTCCTGCATGCAGGCCCTGGTCCAGAGCACTGAAGACCAGCACGAAGCGGTCAGCGCCTTCCTCGACAAGCGCACGCCGGAATTCAAGGGGCGGTGA
- a CDS encoding MbtH family protein, with protein sequence MSWGDETTVFDVVINHEEQYSIWPSYKPIPEGWRAVGKQGPKAECLAYIDEVWTDMRPLSLRRAMEARAAGDAGPSAP encoded by the coding sequence ATGAGCTGGGGCGACGAGACCACCGTGTTCGACGTGGTGATCAATCACGAGGAGCAGTACTCGATCTGGCCGAGCTACAAGCCCATTCCGGAGGGCTGGCGCGCGGTCGGCAAGCAGGGGCCCAAGGCCGAGTGCCTCGCTTATATCGACGAGGTCTGGACCGATATGCGGCCCCTGAGCCTGCGCCGGGCCATGGAGGCGCGCGCGGCCGGAGATGCCGGCCCGTCGGCGCCGTGA
- a CDS encoding FecR domain-containing protein, which produces MTGHAEEDQDAPVDPILETAVDWLLKTRACPHDERLRAAAIVWRAAHPAHEQAWRRAERVWKLTGALPGRPAAGAAGAGRVVPMRRRRRSLGRMVAVTAAAALAASVVVALLPAIERHLQADYVTARGEQRRIVLEDGTEVVLAADSAIRVAYGPAERRVELIDGDAFFTVAEDRSRPFAVTGEDLRVVDIGTAFAVGIDPETLDVGVESGAVHVAWAGPVPDGGPRDARLDPGGRLQIDRATGRFNQDQVQPGQIALWRDGLLVVENQSLGHVVAEIRRRYPGLILVRDDALMTRRVTGVYDLRNPEAALRTALLPHGGRVSTLTPYVLIVGGA; this is translated from the coding sequence ATGACGGGCCACGCCGAGGAAGATCAAGACGCACCGGTCGATCCGATCCTGGAGACCGCCGTCGACTGGCTGCTGAAGACCAGGGCATGCCCGCATGACGAGCGGCTGCGTGCGGCTGCCATCGTCTGGCGTGCGGCACATCCCGCCCATGAACAGGCCTGGCGACGGGCCGAACGGGTCTGGAAGCTGACCGGCGCACTGCCCGGCCGCCCGGCCGCCGGTGCTGCCGGGGCAGGGCGCGTGGTGCCGATGCGCCGCCGTCGCCGCAGCCTGGGCCGGATGGTCGCCGTCACCGCCGCTGCGGCGCTCGCCGCTTCGGTGGTGGTGGCGCTGCTGCCGGCGATCGAACGGCATCTTCAGGCCGATTATGTCACCGCCCGCGGGGAACAGCGCCGGATCGTGCTGGAAGACGGCACCGAGGTGGTGCTGGCCGCCGACAGCGCCATCCGTGTCGCCTATGGCCCGGCCGAACGCCGGGTGGAGCTGATCGACGGCGACGCCTTCTTCACCGTCGCCGAAGACCGCAGCCGGCCCTTCGCGGTGACGGGCGAGGATCTGCGCGTGGTGGATATCGGCACCGCCTTCGCGGTGGGCATCGACCCGGAGACACTGGATGTCGGCGTCGAAAGCGGCGCGGTCCATGTCGCCTGGGCCGGCCCGGTGCCTGATGGCGGCCCCCGTGACGCCCGGCTCGATCCCGGCGGGCGGCTGCAGATCGACCGTGCCACCGGCCGGTTCAACCAGGATCAGGTTCAACCCGGCCAGATCGCGCTCTGGCGCGACGGGCTGCTGGTGGTTGAAAACCAGAGCCTGGGCCATGTGGTGGCAGAGATCCGCCGCCGCTATCCCGGCCTGATCCTGGTTCGCGACGACGCCCTGATGACCCGCCGCGTCACCGGCGTTTACGACCTGCGCAACCCGGAAGCCGCCCTGCGCACCGCCCTTCTCCCCCATGGCGGGCGGGTTTCGACGCTGACCCCCTATGTGCTGATCGTGGGTGGGGCATAG
- a CDS encoding acetate--CoA ligase family protein encodes MTTTTSQSADIARLLSPKRIAVVGASDDIVRIRGRVMHLLLKRGYTGEVFPVTPSRAEVQGLKAYPRVGDVPGGVDLALVAVPAGLVLGVLEDCAAAKVGAAVIFSSGFAEEGGEMAEVQAEMVALSRRTGLRIIGPNAMGFYNILDRTAATFSPAAEIAPVDAPLPDHGIAVVAQSGGLGFALYNRGVRRSLPFTHVVATGNEADLEALDFADALLDDPRVAQLMMFIEGVKNGDKLVPLARKAARLGKPVIMAKVGRSVAAQRAAASHTASLTGSDAAYDAIFDRYGVIRADDQDEMIDIAAAFSVGPLPRGRRVAIVTSSGGSGSWMADAIEQAGLSVPLLSEELQARIRPLIPSYGATQNPVDITAQGLAAFDTVIEALAESAETDAVVIVAPLGSVGAVSAFSPEALKAAIAKAGKPVVFYSYTPPSPDVSALMAGLGTTIFTTLTGCAAALAHLVRYREAVERLAHADPGPAAAPDSSEALAGLPAGACMLTEVQAKRLLAAAGIPVTEEELATSADAAVAAATRLGGKVALKLMSPQLPHKTDAGAVLLNIEGEAAIRDGYAQLTGPVAAALPGIDIHGVLVQRMAAPGVEMIAGVTVDPDFGPLVMIGAGGIFVEILKDVAVSPAPIDRAEALRMIGRLKSMALLDGARGRPRADIEALADLVVRLSDLALATADRVREIDVNPIFVRPDGVVAVDALARLEAAARPAPAIRPQPLAAAGE; translated from the coding sequence ATGACCACCACAACTTCCCAAAGCGCCGATATCGCCCGCCTGCTCTCCCCGAAGCGGATTGCGGTGGTCGGTGCCTCCGACGATATCGTGCGCATTCGTGGCCGGGTGATGCACCTGCTGTTGAAGCGGGGCTATACCGGCGAGGTATTTCCCGTGACCCCCAGCCGGGCCGAGGTTCAGGGCCTGAAGGCTTATCCGCGGGTGGGCGATGTGCCGGGCGGGGTGGATCTGGCGCTGGTCGCCGTGCCCGCCGGTCTGGTGCTGGGCGTGCTGGAGGATTGCGCCGCGGCGAAGGTGGGGGCGGCGGTGATCTTCTCGTCCGGCTTCGCCGAAGAGGGCGGCGAGATGGCCGAGGTTCAGGCAGAGATGGTGGCGCTGTCGCGCCGCACCGGCCTGCGCATCATCGGCCCCAATGCCATGGGCTTCTACAACATCCTGGACCGCACCGCCGCCACCTTCAGCCCGGCGGCCGAGATCGCGCCGGTCGATGCGCCCTTGCCCGATCACGGTATCGCCGTGGTCGCCCAGAGCGGCGGGCTGGGCTTCGCGCTCTACAATCGCGGCGTGCGCCGCAGCCTGCCTTTCACCCATGTCGTCGCCACCGGCAACGAGGCCGATCTGGAGGCGCTGGATTTCGCCGATGCCCTGCTCGACGACCCGCGGGTCGCCCAGCTGATGATGTTCATCGAAGGGGTGAAGAACGGCGACAAACTGGTTCCCCTGGCACGGAAAGCCGCACGGCTGGGCAAGCCGGTGATCATGGCCAAGGTCGGCCGCTCGGTCGCGGCCCAGCGGGCCGCCGCCTCTCATACCGCAAGCCTGACCGGATCGGATGCCGCCTATGACGCGATCTTCGACCGCTATGGCGTGATCCGCGCCGACGATCAGGACGAGATGATCGACATCGCCGCCGCCTTTTCGGTGGGCCCCCTGCCCCGCGGCCGGCGGGTGGCGATCGTCACCTCGTCGGGCGGGTCGGGCTCGTGGATGGCGGATGCGATCGAACAGGCCGGGCTCTCCGTGCCGCTGCTGTCGGAAGAATTGCAGGCCCGCATCCGCCCCCTGATCCCAAGCTATGGCGCAACCCAGAACCCGGTCGACATCACCGCCCAGGGGCTCGCCGCCTTCGATACCGTGATCGAGGCGCTGGCGGAAAGCGCCGAGACCGATGCGGTGGTGATCGTGGCGCCGCTGGGCAGCGTGGGCGCGGTTTCCGCCTTCTCGCCCGAGGCGCTGAAAGCGGCGATCGCAAAAGCCGGCAAGCCGGTGGTGTTCTATTCTTACACCCCGCCTTCGCCCGATGTTTCTGCCCTGATGGCCGGGCTCGGCACCACCATCTTCACCACGCTGACCGGCTGCGCCGCAGCCCTTGCCCATCTGGTGCGCTATCGCGAGGCGGTGGAACGGCTGGCCCATGCCGATCCCGGCCCCGCCGCCGCCCCCGACAGCTCAGAGGCGCTGGCCGGGCTGCCGGCGGGCGCCTGCATGCTGACCGAGGTTCAGGCCAAGCGCCTGCTCGCCGCCGCCGGCATTCCGGTGACCGAGGAAGAGCTGGCAACCAGCGCCGATGCGGCCGTGGCCGCCGCCACACGGCTTGGCGGCAAGGTCGCGCTGAAGCTGATGTCGCCGCAGCTGCCGCACAAGACCGATGCCGGCGCGGTGCTGCTGAACATCGAGGGCGAGGCGGCCATAAGGGATGGTTATGCGCAGTTGACCGGCCCGGTCGCGGCCGCCCTTCCCGGCATCGACATCCATGGCGTGCTGGTCCAGCGCATGGCCGCCCCGGGGGTGGAGATGATCGCCGGCGTCACCGTCGACCCCGATTTCGGGCCGCTGGTGATGATCGGCGCCGGCGGCATCTTCGTCGAGATCCTGAAGGATGTCGCGGTCTCCCCCGCCCCGATCGACCGGGCGGAGGCGCTGCGCATGATCGGCCGGCTGAAATCCATGGCCCTGCTCGACGGCGCCCGCGGCCGGCCGCGCGCCGATATCGAGGCACTCGCCGATCTGGTGGTGCGGCTGTCGGATCTGGCGCTCGCCACCGCCGACCGGGTGCGGGAGATCGACGTGAACCCGATCTTCGTGCGCCCGGACGGGGTGGTGGCGGTGGATGCCCTCGCCCGCCTGGAGGCAGCCGCCCGCCCCGCACCCGCCATCCGGCCTCAACCGCTTGCCGCCGCCGGGGAGTAA
- a CDS encoding sigma-70 family RNA polymerase sigma factor, with translation MVTPPTTDADRKLEVYLAHRAALVDYAAPLLGNRAWAEDAVQEAWLRFVGAGEAERRGRSPILHPVAYLYRIVRNIAMDWDRHRALARIADVGDDALQALPAATPTPEQEAIDRDELRVVAEALDELPERTRIAFEMHRMAGQSLQEVADHLGVSVTLVHQMVRKALVHCAQRLDACD, from the coding sequence ATGGTAACCCCGCCGACCACCGATGCCGATCGGAAGCTCGAAGTCTACCTGGCCCATCGCGCGGCCCTGGTGGATTATGCCGCCCCGCTGCTCGGCAACCGAGCCTGGGCGGAAGATGCCGTTCAGGAAGCCTGGCTGCGCTTCGTGGGCGCGGGAGAGGCCGAGCGCCGGGGGCGCAGCCCGATCCTGCATCCCGTCGCCTATCTCTACCGCATCGTGCGCAACATTGCCATGGACTGGGATCGCCACCGCGCGCTGGCCCGCATCGCCGATGTCGGTGACGATGCGCTCCAGGCCCTGCCGGCCGCCACCCCCACGCCCGAGCAGGAGGCGATCGATCGCGACGAATTGCGGGTGGTGGCCGAGGCATTGGACGAACTGCCCGAACGCACCCGCATCGCCTTTGAAATGCACCGCATGGCCGGCCAGTCCCTGCAAGAGGTTGCAGATCATCTGGGTGTGTCCGTCACTTTGGTGCATCAGATGGTCAGGAAGGCCCTGGTTCATTGTGCACAACGCCTCGACGCGTGTGATTGA
- a CDS encoding GIY-YIG nuclease family protein: MTTDLARRMSEHRDAGRESFVGRYDARRLVYAEHPDRIDDAIRREKHLKRWRRAWKIRLIEEANPDWRDLFDQII, from the coding sequence GTGACCACCGATCTTGCCCGACGGATGAGCGAGCATCGCGACGCCGGGCGCGAGAGCTTCGTCGGCCGGTACGACGCCCGGCGGCTGGTCTATGCCGAACATCCCGACCGGATCGACGACGCCATCCGGCGCGAGAAACACCTGAAACGCTGGCGACGGGCGTGGAAAATCCGCCTGATCGAGGAGGCCAACCCCGACTGGCGTGATCTGTTCGATCAGATCATCTGA
- a CDS encoding IclR family transcriptional regulator produces the protein MSSDVVKSAARVIHVLEYFDDVRRAASVSEIAEHHDWPISSTSVLMRSLVTLGYLDYEAGTRTYMPTTRVALLGNWIQANLFKDGQLMHLMEWLSEKTGETVVLAARNGLGVHYIQVIQATNTMRMSVRHGTVRPLCWSGSGWMLLSTLDDDTIRKLAQRHNADVAPVASPETGALSLPGKRVDINELMEVIADVRAKGYAFSANQVTANGGLIAMLLPTLPGDKPLVIGLAGLTSVLDANLDRFVALLREGIALHIG, from the coding sequence ATGAGCAGCGACGTGGTCAAGTCGGCGGCGCGTGTGATCCACGTGCTGGAATACTTCGACGACGTCCGCCGGGCGGCGTCGGTGTCCGAGATTGCCGAGCATCACGACTGGCCGATCTCCAGCACCTCGGTGCTGATGCGCTCTCTGGTCACGCTTGGCTATCTCGATTACGAGGCGGGCACCCGCACCTACATGCCCACCACCCGCGTCGCCCTGCTCGGCAACTGGATCCAGGCCAACCTGTTCAAGGACGGCCAGCTGATGCATCTGATGGAGTGGTTGAGCGAGAAGACCGGCGAGACCGTGGTGCTCGCGGCGCGCAACGGCCTGGGTGTCCACTACATCCAGGTGATCCAGGCCACCAACACCATGCGCATGTCGGTGCGCCACGGCACCGTCCGGCCGCTCTGCTGGTCGGGATCGGGCTGGATGCTGCTGTCCACGCTCGACGACGACACGATCCGCAAGCTCGCCCAGCGCCACAATGCCGATGTGGCCCCCGTCGCCTCGCCCGAAACCGGCGCCCTGTCGCTTCCCGGCAAGCGTGTGGACATCAACGAGCTGATGGAGGTGATTGCCGATGTCCGGGCCAAGGGGTATGCCTTCTCGGCCAATCAGGTCACCGCGAATGGCGGGCTGATCGCCATGCTTCTGCCCACGCTGCCCGGCGACAAGCCCCTGGTGATCGGCCTGGCCGGCCTGACCAGCGTGCTCGACGCCAATCTCGACCGGTTCGTCGCCCTGCTGCGCGAGGGGATCGCGCTCCATATAGGCTGA
- a CDS encoding acyl-CoA dehydrogenase family protein — translation MSDDILDMMLRTVDRLVAGEATRDMREGADGGALPERLWQAMETAGITDADTIDDDMTGPTEMQALVRHVARHALPVPLAEVMAARRLLKAAGLAEAAEGLTGIGVGDAGGMSLDGGRLTGTLRRVPFGRHLSQVVFAARDGNGAEHIVVAARPASVSADVNLAGEARDDLTFAGDAPVASAAVEGAADQVLAMGAAFRAVQIAGALSGALVQVLTYAGEREQFGRPIGKFQAVQHMLAVLAAETAAASAAAGIGFAEDGSSSALRAALAKSRAGQAATEGAALAHQIMGAMGFTREHPLHYQTRRLWSWRDEFGNEAMWQERLGREIAGRGGDALWPMLTSL, via the coding sequence ATGAGCGACGATATCCTGGACATGATGCTGCGCACCGTCGACCGGCTGGTTGCGGGAGAGGCGACCCGCGATATGCGCGAGGGTGCCGATGGCGGCGCTTTGCCGGAACGGTTGTGGCAGGCGATGGAAACCGCCGGCATCACCGATGCCGACACCATCGACGACGACATGACCGGCCCGACCGAAATGCAGGCCCTGGTGCGCCACGTCGCCCGCCATGCCCTGCCGGTGCCGCTGGCCGAGGTGATGGCGGCCCGCCGGCTGCTGAAAGCGGCAGGGCTGGCCGAGGCCGCAGAAGGGCTGACGGGGATCGGGGTCGGCGATGCCGGGGGCATGTCTCTGGACGGCGGGCGGCTGACCGGCACGCTGCGCCGGGTGCCCTTCGGCCGCCATCTGTCGCAGGTGGTGTTCGCCGCCCGCGACGGGAACGGGGCCGAACACATCGTCGTGGCGGCCCGGCCGGCTTCGGTCTCTGCCGACGTCAACCTGGCCGGCGAGGCCCGCGACGACCTGACTTTCGCGGGCGATGCGCCGGTCGCCTCGGCGGCGGTCGAGGGCGCGGCCGATCAGGTGCTGGCGATGGGCGCCGCCTTCCGGGCGGTCCAGATCGCGGGCGCCCTGTCGGGCGCACTCGTCCAGGTGCTGACCTATGCGGGCGAGCGCGAGCAGTTCGGGCGCCCGATCGGCAAGTTTCAGGCGGTGCAGCACATGCTGGCGGTGCTGGCGGCCGAAACCGCCGCGGCAAGCGCCGCCGCCGGGATCGGCTTTGCCGAGGACGGCAGCAGCTCGGCTCTCAGGGCCGCACTCGCCAAATCGCGCGCCGGTCAGGCGGCGACCGAGGGGGCAGCCCTCGCCCATCAGATCATGGGCGCGATGGGCTTCACCCGCGAACACCCGCTGCACTATCAGACCCGCCGGCTGTGGAGCTGGCGCGACGAGTTCGGCAACGAGGCGATGTGGCAGGAACGGCTGGGCCGCGAGATCGCGGGCCGGGGCGGCGATGCGCTTTGGCCGATGTTGACGAGTCTGTGA
- a CDS encoding TauD/TfdA family dioxygenase, which translates to MNATVPPLAADLTVGSLAAGATRIVTVRAARPMPAATRLDELRRLADCHVETAGGLLIRGFDVADAAAFYDLTRGFGHDLLTYEFGSTPRSRVGAGVYSSTEYPAHQWIPQHNEQSYTDRWAMRIWFFCDVAPEDRGETPLADARAVLARIDPAIRRRFARHGVMYVRNYGGGLDLPWQQVFGTDDPALVERTCRARGIAWEWQDDGRLRTRQICASEAVHPRTGETVWFNQAHLFHVSALEPDLRDTLLAVVDEEDLPRNACYGDGSPIEDAVLDEIRAAYAAEMLCFPWARGDVLMLDNMLMTHGRAPFSGPRRILVAMAEPWGATGPA; encoded by the coding sequence GTGAACGCCACCGTTCCCCCTCTGGCTGCCGACCTCACGGTCGGCAGTCTTGCGGCCGGCGCGACCCGCATCGTCACCGTCCGGGCCGCCCGCCCCATGCCGGCGGCCACGCGGCTCGACGAGCTGCGCCGCCTGGCCGATTGCCATGTCGAGACCGCGGGCGGGCTGCTGATCCGCGGCTTCGATGTCGCCGATGCCGCCGCCTTCTACGATCTCACCCGCGGCTTCGGCCATGATCTGCTGACCTATGAATTCGGCTCCACCCCGCGCAGCCGGGTGGGGGCGGGGGTCTATTCCTCCACCGAATATCCCGCCCATCAGTGGATCCCCCAGCATAACGAACAGTCCTATACCGACCGCTGGGCGATGCGGATCTGGTTCTTCTGCGATGTGGCGCCCGAAGATCGCGGCGAGACCCCGCTTGCCGATGCCCGGGCGGTGCTGGCCCGGATCGATCCGGCGATCCGCCGCCGTTTTGCCCGCCATGGCGTGATGTATGTCCGCAATTACGGCGGCGGGCTGGATCTGCCCTGGCAACAGGTCTTCGGCACCGACGACCCGGCCCTGGTGGAGCGCACCTGCCGGGCCCGTGGCATCGCCTGGGAATGGCAGGATGACGGCCGGCTGCGCACCCGTCAGATCTGCGCCTCGGAAGCCGTGCATCCGCGCACGGGCGAAACGGTCTGGTTCAACCAGGCTCATCTCTTCCACGTCTCGGCGCTGGAGCCCGATCTGCGCGACACCCTGCTCGCCGTGGTCGATGAAGAGGATCTGCCCCGCAACGCCTGTTATGGCGACGGCAGCCCGATCGAGGATGCGGTGCTGGACGAGATCCGCGCCGCCTATGCGGCCGAAATGCTGTGCTTCCCCTGGGCGCGCGGCGACGTGCTGATGCTCGACAACATGCTGATGACCCATGGCCGGGCCCCGTTCTCGGGGCCGCGGCGGATCCTGGTCGCCATGGCGGAACCCTGGGGCGCCACCGGCCCCGCCTGA
- a CDS encoding acyl-CoA dehydrogenase family protein translates to MQEFTFAPTAMPPAAEAIRTEVRAFLKEARDTGLYTPRRHSWSSFDPAFSAECGRRGFIGMTWPEEYGGRGRSALERYVMTEEMLAGGAPVGAHWVADRQSGHQILHHGSERAKREILPKICAGTCFFGIGMSEPDSGSDLAAARTRAVQVDGGWRITGRKIWTSNAHRAHYLIVLARTAARSDSNRHAGLSQFIVPLDAEGIEVRPIYNLYGGHDFNEVVFDGVFAPDDMMIGEEGSGWTMVTGELAFERSGPDRFLSTVQLLLEIIDGAGPQPDRMAAVEIGRKVAELATLRRMSTSIAGMLDRDLRPATEAALVKDLGTAFEQSIPEMARRLLALEPRIDREDADLAALLGHTIVAAPAFTIRGGTREILRGMIARGLGLR, encoded by the coding sequence ATGCAGGAATTCACCTTCGCACCGACGGCCATGCCGCCGGCCGCCGAAGCCATCAGGACCGAGGTCCGCGCCTTCCTGAAAGAGGCACGCGACACCGGCCTCTACACGCCCAGACGCCATTCCTGGTCGAGCTTCGACCCCGCCTTCAGCGCCGAATGCGGCCGCCGCGGCTTCATCGGCATGACCTGGCCCGAAGAGTATGGCGGGCGCGGACGGTCGGCGCTGGAACGCTATGTCATGACCGAAGAAATGCTGGCGGGCGGCGCGCCGGTGGGCGCCCATTGGGTGGCCGACCGCCAGAGCGGCCACCAGATCCTCCACCACGGCAGCGAGCGCGCGAAGCGCGAGATCCTGCCGAAGATCTGCGCCGGAACCTGTTTCTTCGGCATCGGCATGTCCGAGCCGGATTCAGGCTCGGACCTCGCCGCCGCCCGCACCCGGGCGGTGCAGGTCGATGGCGGCTGGCGGATCACCGGCCGCAAGATCTGGACCAGCAACGCCCACCGCGCCCATTACCTGATCGTGCTGGCCCGCACCGCGGCCCGCAGCGACAGCAACCGCCATGCGGGGCTCAGCCAGTTCATCGTGCCGCTCGACGCCGAGGGCATCGAGGTGCGGCCAATCTACAACCTCTATGGCGGGCATGATTTCAACGAGGTGGTGTTCGACGGCGTCTTCGCCCCCGACGACATGATGATCGGCGAGGAAGGCAGCGGCTGGACCATGGTGACCGGCGAGCTGGCCTTCGAACGCTCCGGCCCCGACCGCTTCCTCAGCACCGTGCAGCTGCTGCTGGAGATCATCGACGGCGCGGGCCCGCAGCCCGACCGGATGGCGGCGGTGGAAATCGGCCGCAAGGTCGCGGAACTGGCGACGCTCCGCCGCATGTCGACCTCCATCGCCGGCATGCTGGATCGCGATCTGCGCCCGGCGACCGAGGCGGCGCTGGTCAAGGATCTGGGCACCGCCTTCGAACAGTCGATCCCCGAAATGGCCCGGCGGCTGCTGGCGCTGGAACCCCGGATCGACCGCGAGGATGCCGATCTGGCCGCGCTGCTGGGCCACACGATCGTGGCCGCACCCGCCTTCACCATCCGCGGCGGTACCCGCGAGATCCTGAGAGGCATGATCGCAAGGGGGCTCGGCCTCAGATGA